Proteins from a single region of Amycolatopsis sp. CA-230715:
- the thiC gene encoding phosphomethylpyrimidine synthase ThiC translates to MTTLENNAHVQPSVTTGPIVGSRKVYHRTESGLRVPARRIDLSNGEHFDVYDTSGPYTDAEAEIDVHKGLYPLRAGWADGREHKTQLGWARAGAVTREMEYIAARERLDPEFVRDEVASGRAVIPANRKHPESEPMIIGKNFLVKINANMGNSAVWSSVEEEVDKMVWATRWGADTIMDLSTGKRIHETREWIVRNSPVPVGTVPIYQALEKVNGEPEKLTWEIYRDTVIEQCEQGVDYMTVHAGVLLRYIPLTAKRVTGIVSRGGSIMAAWCLAHHRESFLYTHFRELCEILREYDVTFSLGDGLRPGSIADANDRAQFAELETLGELTHIAREYDVQVMIEGPGHVPMHKILENVRLEEELCGEAPFYTLGPLATDIAPAYDHITSAIGAAQIGWAGTAMLCYVTPKEHLGLPNRDDVKTGVITYKIAAHSADLAKGHPHAQEWDDQLSKARFEFRWNDQFNLALDPDTARAYHDETLPAEPAKTAHFCSMCGPKFCSMRITQDIRKYADEHGLSTVEAIEAGMQEKAAEFGEHGNQVYLPVVSQP, encoded by the coding sequence TTGACGACGCTGGAAAACAACGCCCACGTGCAGCCGAGCGTGACCACGGGGCCGATCGTCGGAAGCCGCAAGGTCTACCACCGCACCGAATCCGGGCTGCGGGTTCCTGCCCGCCGGATCGACCTGTCGAACGGGGAGCACTTCGACGTCTACGACACCTCCGGCCCGTACACCGACGCCGAAGCCGAGATCGACGTCCACAAAGGACTGTATCCGCTTCGGGCTGGCTGGGCCGACGGCCGCGAGCACAAGACCCAGCTCGGCTGGGCGAGGGCGGGCGCGGTGACCAGGGAGATGGAGTACATCGCCGCGCGCGAACGGCTCGACCCCGAGTTCGTCCGCGACGAGGTGGCGAGCGGGCGCGCGGTGATCCCGGCCAACCGCAAGCATCCCGAGAGCGAACCGATGATCATCGGGAAGAACTTCCTGGTGAAGATCAACGCGAACATGGGGAACTCGGCCGTCTGGTCCTCTGTGGAGGAAGAGGTCGACAAGATGGTGTGGGCCACCCGCTGGGGCGCCGACACGATCATGGACCTGTCCACCGGCAAGCGGATCCACGAGACGCGCGAGTGGATCGTCCGCAACTCGCCGGTGCCGGTCGGCACGGTGCCGATCTACCAGGCGCTGGAAAAGGTCAACGGGGAGCCGGAAAAGCTCACCTGGGAGATCTACCGCGACACCGTGATCGAGCAGTGCGAGCAGGGCGTCGACTACATGACGGTGCACGCGGGCGTGCTGCTGCGCTACATCCCGCTCACCGCGAAGCGGGTCACCGGGATCGTCTCGCGCGGCGGGTCGATCATGGCCGCCTGGTGCCTCGCGCACCACCGGGAATCCTTCCTGTACACGCATTTCCGCGAGCTGTGCGAGATTCTGCGCGAGTACGACGTGACGTTCTCGCTCGGTGACGGGCTGCGTCCCGGCTCGATCGCCGACGCCAACGACCGCGCGCAGTTCGCCGAACTGGAAACCCTCGGCGAGCTTACGCACATCGCTCGCGAGTACGACGTGCAGGTGATGATCGAAGGCCCCGGCCACGTGCCGATGCACAAGATCCTGGAGAACGTGCGGCTCGAAGAAGAGCTGTGCGGCGAGGCGCCGTTCTACACGCTCGGTCCACTCGCGACGGACATCGCACCGGCCTACGACCACATCACCTCCGCGATCGGTGCCGCGCAGATCGGCTGGGCCGGTACCGCGATGCTGTGCTACGTGACGCCGAAGGAGCACCTCGGGCTGCCGAACCGGGACGACGTGAAGACCGGGGTGATCACCTACAAGATCGCCGCGCACAGCGCCGATCTCGCCAAGGGGCACCCGCACGCGCAGGAGTGGGACGACCAGTTGTCCAAGGCGCGCTTCGAGTTCCGCTGGAACGACCAGTTCAACCTGGCGCTCGATCCGGACACCGCGCGCGCTTACCACGACGAAACACTGCCTGCCGAGCCCGCGAAGACGGCGCACTTCTGCTCGATGTGCGGGCCGAAGTTCTGCTCGATGCGGATCACCCAGGACATCCGCAAGTACGCCGACGAGCACGGTCTGTCCACTGTGGAGGCCATCGAAGCTGGTATGCAGGAGAAGGCCGCCGAGTTCGGTGAGCACGGCAACCAGGTGTACCTGCCGGTGGTCAGCCAGCCGTGA
- a CDS encoding glycoside hydrolase family 15 protein has translation MRKVVAAALGGLLVAGLVPASAVATQRDEAPGAPGAHPSWLPADKTGFGGSRGTASTAWFTLQGGRMSEVYYPDLSTPSIRSLDFVVTDGRDFATVDATAKSQRVERVGTDTLTYRQTITDDRGRWRLRKTYVTDPARASVSVSVDFDSLTGRPYELYAVLDPDLTNDGADDSARVDGTAMLAHDAKTAAAFAASPAFTKTSVGYSGASDGITQLTKTRKLEPYAAAQRGNVVQTGQAAVDGLRSRHVELAIGLGAGEAPAAEAAKGSLRQGFRSVQHANESGWRHYLDGLPGAPGSLRTGKERDLYRASVLMLAASEDKQNPGAFVASPSMPWRFGNNNGDFSPSGTYHLVWPRDLYQIATGLLAAGDRRAAERALAYLFETQQLPDGHFPQNSKVDGTPVWKSVQLDETAFPIVLAAQLGRTDAKTWQGVRKAAEFLLSYKGEKGQPSPYTQQERWEEQDGYSPSTIASVIAGLVCAAELAKHNGAAADADRYLAAADRFRHDLPAQTVTTNGPLSKDPYFVRLTKDGDANSGAKYNLGNSSITMDQRAVTDAGFLDLVRLGVYAPGDPTIRNSVKVTDGQIAFTTPTGQFWHRYTADGYGELADGSPWDFTFPAESRTTFGRLWPLLAGERGEYDLANGDKESAQRRLRDLGRVASAGDTMPEQVWDENAPSGRPGFPTGRPNASATPLAWTHAQYLRLAWDVQQGAVTEQPRAVRCRYVGC, from the coding sequence ATGCGCAAGGTCGTTGCCGCCGCACTCGGCGGGCTCCTGGTCGCGGGTCTGGTGCCCGCGTCGGCGGTGGCCACGCAGCGGGACGAGGCGCCAGGCGCGCCGGGCGCGCACCCGAGCTGGCTGCCCGCGGACAAGACCGGGTTCGGCGGCTCGCGCGGCACGGCGAGCACCGCGTGGTTCACCCTGCAGGGTGGCCGGATGTCCGAGGTGTACTACCCGGACCTGTCCACGCCGTCGATCCGTTCGCTCGACTTCGTGGTGACCGACGGCCGCGATTTCGCCACCGTCGATGCCACCGCCAAGTCCCAGCGGGTCGAGCGCGTCGGCACGGACACGCTCACCTACCGGCAGACGATCACCGACGACCGCGGCCGATGGCGCCTGCGCAAGACCTACGTCACCGACCCGGCGCGCGCGAGCGTCTCGGTGAGCGTCGACTTCGATTCACTCACCGGCCGCCCGTACGAGCTGTACGCGGTGCTGGACCCGGACCTGACCAACGACGGCGCGGACGACTCGGCACGGGTCGACGGCACCGCGATGCTCGCCCACGACGCGAAAACCGCCGCCGCGTTCGCCGCGAGCCCCGCGTTCACCAAGACCAGTGTCGGCTACTCCGGCGCGTCGGACGGCATCACCCAGCTGACCAAGACCCGCAAGCTCGAACCGTACGCCGCGGCCCAGCGCGGCAACGTCGTGCAGACCGGGCAGGCCGCCGTCGACGGGCTGCGCTCGCGGCACGTCGAGCTGGCGATCGGGCTCGGCGCCGGGGAAGCCCCGGCGGCGGAAGCGGCGAAAGGCAGTCTGCGGCAGGGATTCCGGTCCGTCCAGCACGCCAACGAAAGTGGCTGGCGGCACTACCTCGACGGATTGCCCGGCGCGCCGGGTTCGTTGCGGACCGGCAAGGAGCGCGATCTCTACCGCGCGTCCGTGCTGATGCTCGCCGCGAGCGAAGACAAGCAAAACCCCGGCGCGTTCGTCGCGTCGCCGAGCATGCCGTGGCGGTTCGGCAACAACAACGGCGACTTCTCGCCATCGGGCACCTACCACCTGGTGTGGCCGCGCGACCTCTACCAGATCGCGACCGGTCTGCTCGCCGCCGGTGACCGGCGGGCGGCCGAGCGCGCGCTCGCGTACCTGTTCGAAACGCAGCAGCTCCCGGACGGCCACTTCCCGCAGAATTCCAAAGTGGACGGAACGCCGGTGTGGAAGTCCGTTCAGCTCGACGAAACCGCGTTCCCGATCGTGCTCGCCGCCCAACTCGGGCGGACGGATGCGAAAACGTGGCAGGGCGTGCGGAAAGCTGCGGAGTTCCTGTTGTCCTACAAGGGAGAAAAGGGACAGCCGTCGCCGTACACGCAGCAGGAGCGCTGGGAGGAGCAGGACGGGTACTCGCCGTCGACGATCGCTTCGGTGATCGCGGGACTGGTGTGCGCGGCGGAACTGGCCAAGCACAACGGTGCCGCGGCGGACGCCGATCGCTACCTCGCGGCAGCGGACAGGTTCCGGCACGACCTGCCCGCGCAGACCGTCACCACGAACGGCCCGCTGTCGAAGGACCCGTACTTCGTGCGGCTCACCAAGGACGGTGACGCGAACTCGGGCGCGAAGTACAACCTCGGCAACTCGAGCATCACCATGGACCAGCGCGCGGTGACCGACGCGGGCTTCCTGGACCTGGTGCGGCTCGGCGTCTACGCGCCCGGCGACCCGACCATCCGGAACAGCGTCAAGGTGACCGACGGGCAGATCGCGTTCACCACGCCCACCGGTCAGTTCTGGCACCGCTACACCGCCGACGGCTACGGCGAACTCGCCGACGGCTCGCCGTGGGACTTCACCTTCCCCGCGGAGAGCAGGACGACGTTCGGACGGCTGTGGCCGCTGCTCGCCGGTGAACGCGGCGAGTACGACCTCGCGAACGGCGACAAGGAATCGGCCCAGCGCCGGCTGCGAGACCTGGGCCGCGTCGCGAGCGCGGGCGACACCATGCCCGAGCAGGTGTGGGACGAGAACGCGCCGTCGGGACGGCCGGGGTTCCCCACCGGGCGGCCCAACGCGTCGGCGACACCGCTGGCCTGGACGCACGCCCAGTACCTGCGGCTCGCCTGGGACGTCCAGCAGGGCGCGGTGACCGAACAACCCCGCGCCGTGCGCTGCCGGTACGTCGGCTGTTAG
- the thiD gene encoding bifunctional hydroxymethylpyrimidine kinase/phosphomethylpyrimidine kinase, with product MTATPRTALTIAGSDSGGGAGIQADLRTFFACGVHGLVALTAVTVQNSLGVQGFSEVPVDTVTGQIKAVAEDMGVDAAKTGMLATAEIISAVASTLDDVHIGQSFETPFVVDPVAASMHGDALLREEALEKIRTELFPRATLVTPNLDEVRLLTGVTVTGAESQRDAAKALLEFGPRWVLVKGGHLYDAPDCVDLLSDGTQFVELSGPRHDTENTHGGGDTLASAITASLAKGLGVPDAVADGKRFIERAVAESYALGKGVGPVSPFWRLAH from the coding sequence GTGACCGCGACACCCCGCACCGCGCTGACCATCGCCGGTTCCGACTCCGGTGGTGGCGCGGGCATCCAGGCCGACCTGCGCACGTTCTTCGCGTGCGGGGTGCACGGGCTGGTCGCGCTGACCGCGGTCACCGTGCAGAACTCCCTTGGCGTGCAAGGGTTCTCCGAGGTTCCCGTAGACACGGTGACCGGCCAGATCAAGGCCGTCGCCGAGGACATGGGCGTGGACGCGGCCAAGACGGGCATGCTCGCCACCGCCGAGATCATCTCCGCGGTGGCGAGCACCCTCGACGATGTCCACATCGGACAGTCGTTCGAGACGCCGTTCGTGGTGGACCCGGTCGCCGCGTCCATGCACGGCGATGCCTTGCTACGGGAGGAGGCGCTCGAAAAGATCCGCACCGAGCTGTTCCCCCGCGCGACACTGGTGACGCCGAACCTGGACGAGGTCCGCCTGCTCACCGGCGTCACCGTGACCGGCGCCGAATCCCAGCGCGACGCCGCGAAGGCGCTGCTGGAGTTCGGGCCGCGGTGGGTGCTGGTCAAGGGCGGGCACCTGTACGACGCGCCGGACTGCGTGGACCTGCTCTCCGACGGCACCCAGTTCGTCGAGCTGTCCGGGCCCCGGCACGACACGGAAAACACCCACGGCGGCGGGGACACGCTCGCCTCGGCGATCACCGCGTCGCTGGCGAAGGGCCTCGGCGTGCCGGACGCCGTCGCCGACGGCAAGCGGTTCATCGAACGCGCGGTGGCGGAGTCCTACGCGCTGGGCAAGGGCGTCGGCCCGGTTTCCCCGTTCTGGCGGCTCGCCCACTGA
- a CDS encoding LytR C-terminal domain-containing protein: MSFFDGMSRPFRLGGIVLIGVAVLAAVVGTTVALTGNDSDQNNAAPSPSSSAPPNQASPPPGQPSSPPASSSPPPSSSSATPPPSSPPASPAPGQPGGPPAPGQPGGQPGDTGSNQQVVAKWVTVRVYNNSMIHGLAARAADDLRRQGWNVAEVSGYPSGIIPTTTAFFRPGTDEEAAAKALAASFGMRAEPRFQGIQQSSPGVIVIVTNDYKGSANNKGS; the protein is encoded by the coding sequence ATGAGCTTCTTTGACGGGATGTCCCGTCCGTTCCGCCTCGGCGGGATCGTGCTGATCGGCGTCGCGGTCCTCGCCGCCGTCGTCGGCACCACGGTCGCGCTGACCGGCAACGACTCCGACCAGAACAACGCGGCGCCGTCGCCCTCGTCGTCGGCGCCGCCGAACCAGGCCAGCCCGCCACCGGGGCAGCCGTCCTCGCCGCCCGCTTCGTCGTCGCCGCCGCCGTCCAGCTCTTCGGCGACCCCGCCGCCGAGCAGCCCGCCCGCCTCGCCCGCCCCCGGCCAGCCCGGCGGCCCGCCCGCACCGGGGCAGCCGGGTGGCCAGCCCGGCGACACCGGCAGCAACCAGCAGGTCGTCGCCAAGTGGGTCACCGTGCGCGTCTACAACAACAGCATGATCCACGGCCTCGCCGCCCGTGCCGCCGACGATCTGCGGCGCCAGGGCTGGAACGTGGCCGAGGTGAGCGGCTACCCGTCGGGCATCATCCCGACGACCACCGCCTTCTTCCGCCCCGGCACCGACGAAGAGGCCGCCGCGAAGGCGCTGGCCGCGTCGTTCGGCATGCGCGCCGAGCCCCGTTTCCAGGGCATCCAGCAGTCCAGCCCCGGTGTCATCGTGATCGTCACCAACGACTACAAGGGCAGCGCGAACAACAAGGGCAGCTGA
- a CDS encoding RNA polymerase sigma factor — MTAMSVPVDDDLERPPLTGIAAGAVLTRLYDTHARSLHRYLSRRLDPSTADDLVAETFLVAWRTREKYRPDLGTVRGWLFGIATNLLRGHRRSEVRGLRALARESAAVEVGEAADVLAVRRAHAASLTGPLAAALAKLRPDDRDVLLLVAWAELNSTEVAEALGIPAATARTRLHRARRAVRRHLPDQHEENDHA, encoded by the coding sequence ATGACCGCTATGAGCGTGCCGGTGGACGACGATCTGGAGCGCCCGCCGCTGACCGGGATCGCGGCGGGCGCCGTTCTGACCAGGTTGTACGACACCCACGCCAGATCGCTGCACCGCTACCTCAGCAGACGGCTGGATCCGTCCACAGCGGACGATCTGGTCGCCGAAACCTTCCTCGTCGCGTGGCGGACGCGCGAGAAGTACCGCCCGGACCTGGGGACCGTGCGGGGCTGGCTGTTCGGCATCGCGACCAACCTGCTGCGCGGGCACCGGCGCAGTGAGGTCCGGGGCCTGCGCGCGTTGGCCAGGGAATCCGCGGCCGTCGAGGTGGGCGAGGCCGCGGACGTCCTCGCGGTCCGGCGCGCGCACGCGGCTTCGTTGACCGGCCCGCTCGCGGCCGCGCTCGCTAAGCTCCGCCCGGACGACCGCGACGTGCTGCTGCTCGTCGCGTGGGCCGAGCTGAATTCCACGGAGGTCGCCGAGGCACTGGGCATCCCGGCCGCGACCGCTCGCACCCGGCTGCACCGCGCCCGCCGCGCCGTCCGCAGGCACCTTCCCGACCAGCACGAGGAAAACGATCATGCCTGA
- a CDS encoding YkvA family protein: MTGSFWWDLLIGVAAALVLCWLALVVVLVLARPRGGLLSEALRLLPDVLRLLRRLAADRTLPRGVRIRLGLLLAYLALPIDLVPDFIPVLGYADDAIITTVVLRGVVRRAGIDAVRAHWPGTDDGFAALTRIAGLRR, from the coding sequence ATGACCGGGTCGTTCTGGTGGGATCTGCTGATCGGCGTCGCCGCGGCGCTGGTGCTGTGCTGGCTCGCGCTCGTGGTCGTGCTGGTGCTCGCCCGGCCGCGCGGCGGGCTGCTCTCCGAAGCGTTGCGGCTGCTGCCCGACGTGCTTCGCCTGCTGCGCCGCCTCGCCGCCGACCGGACCCTGCCGAGGGGCGTCCGGATCAGGCTGGGCCTGCTGCTGGCCTACCTCGCCCTGCCGATCGACCTGGTGCCCGACTTCATCCCCGTGCTGGGCTACGCCGACGACGCGATCATCACCACCGTCGTGCTGCGCGGCGTCGTCCGCCGTGCCGGGATCGACGCCGTCCGCGCGCACTGGCCCGGCACCGACGACGGCTTCGCCGCCCTCACCCGGATCGCGGGCCTGCGCCGATAG
- a CDS encoding DUF3263 domain-containing protein produces the protein MDAAESMAEGQPSPPEPAGGLTRREQEVLAFERQWWKYAGAKEQAIRELFAMSSTRYYQVLNQLIDKEEALSADPMLVKRLRKMRAARQRNRAARKLGIELP, from the coding sequence ATGGACGCGGCGGAGTCGATGGCGGAAGGACAGCCATCCCCTCCCGAACCGGCCGGGGGACTCACGCGCCGGGAGCAGGAAGTGCTGGCCTTCGAACGCCAGTGGTGGAAGTACGCCGGCGCCAAGGAACAGGCCATCCGCGAGCTCTTCGCCATGTCGTCGACGCGCTACTACCAGGTGCTCAACCAGCTGATCGACAAAGAGGAAGCCCTCAGCGCCGACCCGATGCTCGTGAAGCGGCTGCGCAAGATGCGCGCCGCGCGGCAGCGGAACAGGGCGGCACGGAAACTGGGGATCGAACTCCCATGA
- a CDS encoding phosphatidylinositol-specific phospholipase C domain-containing protein, which produces MRRFAVVAAGVLAAGALAGTANADPAKFSGSTSVGVHNTYETGTYDYLARALDAGTGLIELDVWPDIFTKEWKVSHSNPFGNSNNCVEASSPADLYTGGKNKNLEHCLDDIRVWFAAHPDKGPLVLKLEMKTGFSANTGLGPDRMDQTFRDHLGGAVYRPADLLGGHASLDEASKVDGWPSRDALRGKVIVEIIPGTVEEGNPTDTLKTDVEYAGHLRSLAAAGKLGDGQIFPAVHGAAGGDPRGKYADAGLRPWFVAFDGDASAYVNGIDTSFYDRNHYLLVMTDAHNVAPKIDSRNPTEQQAADRAAQLAKAHASVLTSDWAGLSPVLSKVLPRG; this is translated from the coding sequence ATGCGGCGGTTCGCGGTGGTTGCGGCGGGTGTACTGGCGGCGGGTGCGCTGGCGGGGACGGCGAACGCCGATCCGGCGAAGTTCTCCGGCAGCACCTCGGTCGGCGTGCACAACACCTACGAGACCGGTACCTACGACTACCTCGCCCGCGCGCTCGACGCCGGCACCGGCCTGATCGAGCTGGACGTGTGGCCCGACATCTTCACCAAGGAGTGGAAGGTCAGCCACAGCAACCCGTTCGGCAATTCGAACAACTGCGTCGAGGCGTCCTCGCCCGCCGACCTGTACACCGGCGGGAAGAACAAGAACCTCGAACACTGCCTCGACGACATCAGGGTCTGGTTCGCCGCGCATCCCGACAAGGGCCCGCTCGTGCTGAAGCTCGAAATGAAGACCGGGTTCTCCGCGAACACCGGGCTGGGTCCCGACCGGATGGACCAGACCTTCCGCGATCACCTCGGCGGCGCGGTCTACCGGCCGGCCGATCTGCTCGGCGGGCACGCCTCGCTCGACGAAGCGTCCAAAGTGGACGGTTGGCCGTCGCGCGATGCCTTGCGGGGCAAGGTGATCGTCGAGATCATCCCGGGTACCGTCGAAGAGGGGAACCCGACGGACACGCTCAAGACGGACGTCGAGTACGCGGGTCACCTGCGCTCGCTCGCCGCGGCGGGCAAACTCGGCGACGGGCAGATCTTCCCCGCCGTGCACGGCGCGGCGGGCGGCGACCCGCGCGGCAAGTACGCCGACGCGGGCCTGCGGCCGTGGTTCGTCGCGTTCGACGGCGACGCGAGCGCGTACGTCAACGGGATCGACACGTCCTTCTACGACCGGAACCACTACCTGCTGGTGATGACGGACGCGCACAACGTGGCACCCAAGATCGACTCGCGGAACCCGACCGAACAGCAGGCGGCCGACCGGGCGGCGCAACTCGCGAAGGCGCACGCGTCCGTGCTGACCTCCGACTGGGCGGGCCTTTCCCCGGTGCTGAGCAAGGTCCTGCCCCGCGGCTGA
- the thiD gene encoding bifunctional hydroxymethylpyrimidine kinase/phosphomethylpyrimidine kinase: MTAASPPSALTIAGSDSGGAAGLQADLRTFLTCGVHGLVAVTAVTVQNTLGVHDRADLPPHIVAGQIGAVASDMGVGAAKTGMLASAEIIRAVAAACDEHEIGRDHRIPFVVDPVAASMHGHPLFDEDGLAAVRDELLPRATVLTPNLDEVRLLTGTEVRDREQMYAAAVTLQRLGPRYVLVKSGHLVDDPECVDLLFDGSTFIELPGPRFDTPHTHGAGDTMASALTAGLARGMTVPDAARFAKAFVSKAVENSYPMGAKVGPVSAFWRLAPEAD; the protein is encoded by the coding sequence ATGACAGCAGCCAGTCCCCCGTCCGCGCTGACCATCGCGGGCTCCGACTCCGGCGGGGCCGCGGGCCTCCAGGCCGATCTGCGCACCTTCCTGACCTGCGGCGTGCACGGGCTCGTCGCGGTCACCGCGGTCACCGTGCAGAACACCCTCGGCGTGCACGACCGCGCCGACCTGCCGCCGCACATCGTGGCGGGCCAGATCGGCGCGGTCGCCTCCGACATGGGCGTCGGCGCGGCCAAGACCGGCATGCTCGCCTCCGCCGAGATCATCCGCGCGGTCGCCGCCGCCTGCGACGAGCACGAAATCGGCCGCGACCACCGGATCCCGTTCGTCGTCGACCCGGTCGCCGCGTCCATGCACGGCCACCCGCTGTTCGACGAGGACGGCCTCGCCGCGGTCCGCGACGAGCTGCTCCCCCGTGCGACCGTGCTGACCCCGAACCTCGACGAGGTGCGCCTGCTCACCGGCACCGAGGTCCGCGACCGCGAGCAGATGTACGCCGCCGCGGTCACCCTCCAGCGGCTCGGCCCGCGCTACGTGCTGGTCAAGAGCGGTCACCTGGTCGACGACCCGGAATGCGTCGACCTGCTCTTCGACGGCTCCACGTTCATCGAGCTGCCCGGCCCCCGCTTCGACACCCCGCACACGCACGGCGCCGGCGACACCATGGCGTCCGCGTTGACCGCGGGCCTCGCGCGCGGCATGACCGTCCCGGACGCGGCGCGCTTCGCGAAGGCGTTCGTCAGCAAGGCCGTGGAGAACTCCTACCCGATGGGCGCCAAGGTCGGGCCGGTCTCCGCGTTCTGGCGGCTGGCGCCGGAAGCGGACTGA
- a CDS encoding peptide deformylase, with product MTVHPIRIAGDPVLHNPTREVTEFDDALRTLTDDMFETMYAAEGVGLAANQIGIDLRVFVYDCPDDTGKRHTGIVVNPKLETSEIPETMPDPDNDWEGCLSAPGESYPTGRASWAKVTGSDIEGNPIEVEGTGYFARCLQHETDHLDGYIYLDRLVGRHARAAKKMLKSNAWGVPGNSWLPEPAASS from the coding sequence GTGACCGTTCATCCCATTCGCATCGCAGGCGACCCGGTGCTGCACAACCCCACCCGCGAGGTGACGGAGTTCGATGACGCGCTGCGCACCCTGACCGACGACATGTTCGAGACCATGTACGCGGCCGAGGGGGTGGGGCTCGCGGCGAACCAGATCGGCATCGACCTGCGGGTCTTCGTCTACGACTGCCCCGACGACACCGGCAAGCGGCACACCGGCATCGTGGTCAACCCGAAGCTGGAGACCTCGGAGATCCCGGAGACCATGCCCGATCCGGACAACGACTGGGAGGGCTGCCTCTCCGCGCCGGGCGAGTCGTACCCGACCGGGCGCGCGAGCTGGGCGAAGGTCACCGGCTCCGATATCGAGGGCAACCCGATCGAGGTGGAGGGCACCGGCTACTTCGCGCGGTGCCTCCAGCACGAGACCGACCACCTCGACGGGTACATCTACCTCGACCGGCTCGTCGGGCGGCACGCGCGCGCGGCGAAGAAGATGCTCAAGTCGAACGCGTGGGGCGTGCCCGGCAACAGCTGGCTGCCGGAGCCAGCCGCCAGCTCCTAA